The genomic stretch TGGACCACTTTCAGAatctaaaattttctttatgtAACACCGCAACATACACCTCCTACTTTAGCAATTATTCCAGATGAACAATTATATAAGGCTCCcagctttttcctctgccttggAAAAAAGTATTCTTGATTTAGCCAGTAGAAATTCAAGCAATACTTTTCAAGATAAATTAGTAATGTTAACAGTTACCATTTCACTTGTACTTTGTTCTGCAAATTCAGTGTTTACGTAAgtgatgtttgttttttaatactatGGAGCATCGCCATTTTAGGTAGGCATTAGATGTTGATACATCCCCAGCCCAAGGCTTCCAACCAGTGTTCCCAAGAAGGAAATTTAAGACTCATTAAGCcctaagaaatagaaaaagggGTAAAATGCACAGAGGAGGACTTAGAACACTTGTCTCCCAACAGCTGGCCTGATCATTCTCCATCAGTAGCCATGATCCAGCCCCCTCAAGAAGCCTATCTTTGCAACCTCAGATTAGCCACTAGGCCTGGAAAGCAAAACAGGGCCTTGGGATAAGGTTTACCTTCTCTCCTACCTTGCTGATGGTCAGAGCCCTTACAGTGGCTTCCTGCAAGAGCTGTTTGCTTACTGTGATAACAGGTCTCCCCAGTGGAGCTGGTTCACTTAATAAACCTACAATTTTAGAGCAAAAATTCGAAACACTGGCTTTACATTCCCCTGCCATACGTTAACTAGTATTACTTGCAAATGCTAAATCCTGTTAAGAAATCAGATCATAACTGTGGAAACAGGCTCGGTATTTTACATAGCTTATAATATTTAGAGTCCTAGGCATTGATTCATACCATCTAGCCCAACAGCTCTGAGGCTTTCTTTATGCTAAGCACAGTGCATCCAGCCCTCCAGCCCCGGCCATCACAGCCCTCTAGTGGAGATGCAGGAGAGAGTTTTGATGGCATTCATCCGTCATGGCTTGCTTTTGCTCATCTGCCTTCTGGGCTGCTCTCAACTCAGCACAACTGCTTTTCAGTCAGGCTTGACCAGAGATGATATCGCTTCTCCCCCTGTGCTGTCAAGGGAGACCTTAGCAGTAAAAAGCAGAGACCTACGAGGACTTCCAAGTGCTTGCAGCCCACCTAGAGATATCCCCCaaacccagccctgcagagctgctctgtttgCCTTGCCAAGCCCCCCAGGGCACAAGCGGTCTCAAGGAAGAACATTGTTGACTAGAAACCCTAGGTGCCAGTTTTGATACACCAGGTACACCACTCACTTCTCCTTTGTAAGCATCTCCCATTGCAAAGGAGCAGGaacagctgttttcatttttcttccacctcCTCTGAGGAGCAGAAGTGAGGAAGTTCACTTTTCACTACCACACAAGTAGTGTTTAGACACTACCAGCATACTTCAGTACAACACTGTTACGTAGCCTGTCAGAAACCTGCTGGGATTTGTCTGCTGGCTCTGTGCCAGTCATgcttatgttttgttttttatgatCTATCAGAACTTTTATTGAAAGCTTTTGCCTTCAGGCTTTTTAGATAGTTGCCCAAGTCCAAGAACTGTGATGCTGTGCCTAAATCCAGGTGTGGCCACACACATACGCAAATACCacttaagaaaaagcaaagtttaCATCCCAGAGAATACCAGTCATGTTTCAGCTCTCTCGAGATTGATTATGATGAAGATTTCATCacatttgcaatttctgttCCCCGAGATATCAATATCCCCTCCTCTCAAGGGATATCTTCTACCACTTCAAGGCTTACATAGGCAGTGGCAAAACATAAACAATCAAGGAAATAGTTTTGGCACTAGAAAGACCATCTTAAACAATAAAGACCACATCAGGATGCTCAACAGAACCCAAACAAAACCTACAAAGAATGTCCAAAACTGCATATACACCATAATTCTATCATATCCAAAAATTGACTCCCAAGTGTAAAGTCACAAAGACAAGAGTTTAatattgacaaaaaaaaaaaagcttaagttagtggtattttcttccttgaaatAACATACTGGTCATATGAAAGTCACTGAAGAGGTCTGCTTTTAGCTCGGAAGACTTTTACAGTTACAGCTGAATTCAAAAACCCTAATTCCAAATGAGTGATGTTAACACAAAAACTGAAAACTTAAGACCTGGGATAAAGTACAAATTCAGTTGTTAAGATTCTAGCAGTTACATGAGGCCTTTCAGCGCCTTCCCCATAACACGAAAAGTTCTTCAGTATCTTTCCCACCACCATCATTTCAAGACTCACAAGgttctttaaaatactaatgGGGTTAAACTGAAACCAAGCGCCATATGCTTGTAATGTCTTCTGTGAAGGTCTGAAGCCACCCTGTTTCAATTATTTGGTTATTCAGTGCAGAAAGTTAAAGATCACAGAAGGTATAACAGCTTTTAATACTCCATTAATATTATAGATTAAAAATTATTGCATAGTCTTATGCATTCCCTAAAACAGCGTTCTCtggaaattaaacattttaatataaaaggaGCAACTCTTTAAAACATGAATTGCTTTCACTACCTCGATCTTCTAtccttttttgatttttcagtacATTTGTCCATCGTTTTCTCATTGTCTCCTCTGCACTTGGGGCAATACCATTTCCCCTTTGGTTTGTAGGTGAGTCCAACACACGAGAAGTGGAACCACTCTATAGGACACTGTTCATTATCACATCCTATCATTTCCCCGTAAGACACTTGGTTGCATAAGCAGTAAGTTGGTTCATTGGGATCAATTGCAAATTCTACAGGTGAAACCTCTCTCTCTTGTTTGGCTTTGGAGcgttttttcttcttggaagatttagatcttttttctttaggtgGCTGATCATCGCAGTCATCAATACCATTTGCTATATGGCACAGATCACGGCTTTCGCTGGTTCGCTGGCGACGAGGTCTACGTGAAGATCTCTCCGGCTGGCAGGACTCCATCTTTGCCTTTTCTAGAGGCTTTTCATTCTCAGACAGATCTTGAAAACACTGAGAGTGTGTTTCCATTTGCCGGGCTCTATTCTCCACCAGTTCTAGCATCTGAGTAACTATTTGAATTTTTTCATCTCCAAGTTCTTGGCTGTTGATTAATGCACGCTGAAGATGCTGCTGCAAGCGTTTCTTCTGAACAGGATCATTTTCTGACTTGTATTTTTCAAAGACATCATCTATTTCCTTTAATGCTTctataaaataaagataatatGAATGATTACACAAGATGGATCATGCTCAAGAAAATatagaaatgtatttctaaCTGATGAGAAATAGTACAAATTTTAATTATAGTATACCCCAGTGGGCTACATTGGATATTTTATTCAAGTTGCACGTGGTCATCAAATCAGTGTTTAAGATCACAATctgttgcaagaaaaaaaatcttaagttcTGAGAAAAAGCAAGCTTATTTTAGccattggaaaaagaaaggataacCCAAGAAAGGGGACCATAGCTGCTGGAGCATGATCCTTCCAGATCCTTCCTCCATCTGAAAAACCAGGAATTTCTGTTGAGAATCCTTGCCACAGTAGTTCCAAAACCCTGGCCTATAAACCAAAGCAACAGCTTACTCTATCACAGGAAGAAACTTAGAATTCATTTAATCATTATATATCATGATATATAACACTCCAGAATTACGATATCCAGgtgctctgccttccccttctTACTCTTCTAAACGTTTGGTATTACACTTTCAAGTAGACATAGTTATAAAATGAGTATGACAAGTGAAGTTACACAATAGCAAATTTACAATCAGGATTTAAATCAACTTAAACCACTCAAAGTGCTTTTCCTACTACCAGGACAAATTATAGcaagttgcattttaaattgAGGCTGAACTTTTCGGAATAGGTGACTGACTGTTTAGTGCATCACAGGATATTTTTAAGCAACTAGTAATGAGTGGCTCACAGTTTGACTTCTAACCTTTTGTTCTTGCAAGCCATGCAAAATAACTGGATGAGTTGCTGTGAATCTTTCATAAAATTTAGTTCTTGGAAGCAAGTTTAATGAACCCAAATATGAGACTAATAAATGCCTTATAAGCCAATCTTAGTCTGTACTCTATTGTTCTATATTGctggattttaaaatagtattttccaGACCAAAAGTAACACTAGATCTatacataaaagacaaattGCTAATGTGGAAGGAAGTAGATTAGTAGAACTGACAGTGAAAGCTGACGCACAGTGTTAGATACAGTACTGGTTCCTTCAGAAA from Gavia stellata isolate bGavSte3 chromosome 5, bGavSte3.hap2, whole genome shotgun sequence encodes the following:
- the ING2 gene encoding inhibitor of growth protein 2 → MCCWRGGMMLAGPQLVAGPAAPGGERARLLSLYVQDYLECVESLPLDIQRNASLLREMDTQCQEALKEIDDVFEKYKSENDPVQKKRLQQHLQRALINSQELGDEKIQIVTQMLELVENRARQMETHSQCFQDLSENEKPLEKAKMESCQPERSSRRPRRQRTSESRDLCHIANGIDDCDDQPPKEKRSKSSKKKKRSKAKQEREVSPVEFAIDPNEPTYCLCNQVSYGEMIGCDNEQCPIEWFHFSCVGLTYKPKGKWYCPKCRGDNEKTMDKCTEKSKKDRRSR